The Paracoccus liaowanqingii genome window below encodes:
- a CDS encoding TSUP family transporter — protein sequence MIDLTLDLFLLLIAAAFAAGFVDAIAGGGGLITLPVLMLAGLSPAQALATNKVQGVFGAGTAALSYAARGLVDLRSQWRSALIAAAAGAGGAVLVSAIPTEGLRLILPVILIGIALFFAFKPGLDDLDRTRRLTPAVFALTAVPFVAFYDGLIGPGAGAFYMIGFVTLAGYGVLKATAHTKLLNFASNLGGLGAFALVGQPLWILGIAMGAAQIAGAMLGARLASRIGARLIKPLLVVTSTVLAFRLIWQMI from the coding sequence ATGATCGACCTGACACTGGACCTGTTCCTCCTGCTGATCGCGGCGGCCTTTGCCGCGGGCTTCGTGGATGCCATCGCGGGGGGCGGGGGGCTGATCACGCTGCCGGTCCTGATGCTGGCGGGCCTGTCGCCCGCGCAGGCGCTGGCCACGAACAAGGTGCAGGGCGTCTTCGGCGCCGGCACCGCGGCGCTCAGCTATGCCGCGCGGGGGCTGGTGGACCTGCGCAGCCAGTGGAGGTCCGCGCTGATCGCCGCGGCGGCGGGCGCCGGGGGGGCGGTGCTGGTCAGCGCCATCCCGACGGAGGGGCTGCGCCTGATCCTGCCGGTGATCCTGATCGGCATCGCACTGTTCTTCGCCTTCAAGCCGGGGCTGGACGATCTGGACCGCACCCGGCGGCTGACCCCGGCGGTCTTCGCGCTGACGGCAGTGCCCTTCGTGGCCTTCTATGACGGGCTGATCGGGCCGGGGGCGGGGGCCTTCTACATGATCGGCTTCGTCACCCTGGCGGGCTATGGCGTGCTGAAGGCCACCGCGCATACCAAGCTTCTGAACTTCGCCTCGAACCTGGGCGGGCTGGGGGCCTTCGCGCTGGTGGGCCAGCCCCTGTGGATTTTAGGCATCGCGATGGGGGCGGCGCAGATCGCGGGGGCGATGCTGGGGGCGCGGCTGGCCTCGCGCATCGGGGCGCGGCTGATCAAGCCCCTGCTGGTCGTGACCTCGACCGTGCTGGCCTTTCGGCTGATCTGGCAGATGATCTGA
- the serB gene encoding phosphoserine phosphatase SerB, which yields MFTVSLIAHPEAANLDADLPGGLSDRWGGDVPRWLAPGIAAEFDIALAPEGADAVWADLQTIGIDLAIQPAGGRRKRILIADMDSTMIGQECIDELADFAGVGPRVADITARAMNGELDFDQALTERVGLLAGLPEDTITQVLEQRITLAPGGAQLVATMRAFGAYTALVSGGFTAFTRAVALQLGFDEERANTLLARDGTLTGQVALPILGREAKIDALTQIAARLGTTPQNAIAVGDGANDLGMIQLAGTGVAMHAKPAVAAQAHVRINHGDLTALLYLQGYAAEDFVTP from the coding sequence ATGTTCACCGTCTCGCTGATCGCCCATCCGGAGGCCGCCAATCTGGATGCCGATCTGCCCGGCGGCCTGTCCGACCGGTGGGGCGGCGACGTCCCGCGCTGGCTGGCGCCCGGGATCGCGGCCGAATTCGACATCGCCCTCGCCCCCGAGGGTGCCGACGCGGTCTGGGCCGACCTGCAGACCATCGGCATCGACCTGGCGATCCAGCCCGCCGGGGGGCGGCGCAAGCGCATCCTGATCGCAGACATGGATTCGACCATGATCGGGCAGGAATGCATCGACGAGCTGGCCGATTTCGCCGGCGTCGGCCCCCGCGTGGCCGACATCACCGCCCGCGCCATGAACGGAGAGCTGGATTTCGACCAGGCCCTGACCGAACGCGTGGGCCTGCTGGCGGGCCTACCCGAAGACACCATCACCCAGGTCCTCGAACAGCGCATCACCCTGGCGCCGGGCGGCGCGCAGCTGGTCGCCACCATGCGCGCCTTCGGGGCCTATACCGCGCTGGTCTCGGGCGGCTTCACGGCCTTCACCCGGGCCGTCGCCCTGCAGCTGGGCTTCGACGAGGAACGCGCCAACACGCTGCTTGCCCGGGACGGCACGCTGACTGGACAGGTCGCCCTGCCGATTCTGGGGCGCGAGGCCAAGATCGACGCCCTGACCCAGATCGCCGCCCGGCTCGGCACCACGCCCCAGAACGCCATCGCGGTGGGCGACGGGGCCAACGATCTGGGCATGATCCAGCTGGCGGGCACCGGCGTCGCGATGCATGCCAAGCCCGCCGTGGCGGCCCAGGCCCATGTCCGCATCAACCACGGCGATCTGACCGCGCTTCTCTACCTGCAGGGCTACGCGGCCGAGGATTTCGTCACCCCCTGA
- the rlmN gene encoding 23S rRNA (adenine(2503)-C(2))-methyltransferase RlmN — protein MTVVFPQAAGAAPITQDVLTIPRKLPAGGLVNIVGLTRDQLREALIAAGTPEKQAKMRVGQVWQWVYHWGVRDFAQMSNLAKDYRALLAEHFEIALPEVVTRQVSTDGTRKYLVRIAGGHEVETVYIPEEGRGTLCVSSQVGCTLTCSFCHTGTQKLVRNLTAGEIVGQLMLARDDLGEWPVQGAPKDETRLVSNMVLMGMGEPLYNFENVRDAMKIVMDNEGLTLSRRRITLSTSGVVPEIARTAQEIGCLLAVSFHATTDEVRDRLVPINKRWNIETLLAALRDYPRLTNSERITFEYVMLAGVNDSDADAHRLVELIRGIPAKINLIPFNEWPGAPYKRSSNNRIHAFADIIHNAGYASPIRTPRGEDIMAACGQLKSATERGRKSRAQIAAEAAE, from the coding sequence ATGACCGTCGTATTCCCGCAGGCCGCAGGCGCGGCCCCGATCACGCAAGACGTACTGACCATTCCGCGCAAGCTGCCGGCGGGGGGGCTGGTCAATATCGTGGGCCTGACGCGGGACCAGCTGCGCGAGGCGCTGATCGCGGCCGGCACGCCCGAGAAGCAGGCCAAGATGCGGGTCGGGCAGGTCTGGCAGTGGGTCTATCACTGGGGCGTGCGCGATTTCGCGCAGATGAGCAATCTGGCCAAGGATTACCGGGCCCTGCTGGCCGAGCATTTCGAGATCGCGCTGCCCGAGGTGGTGACCCGGCAGGTCAGCACCGATGGCACGCGCAAGTACCTGGTCCGGATCGCGGGCGGGCACGAGGTCGAGACGGTCTATATTCCCGAGGAGGGGCGCGGCACGCTCTGCGTCAGTTCGCAGGTGGGCTGCACGCTGACCTGTTCCTTCTGCCATACCGGCACGCAGAAGCTGGTGCGCAACCTGACGGCGGGCGAGATCGTGGGCCAGCTGATGCTGGCGCGCGACGATCTGGGCGAATGGCCCGTCCAAGGCGCCCCCAAGGACGAGACGCGGCTGGTCAGCAACATGGTCCTGATGGGCATGGGCGAGCCCCTGTACAATTTCGAGAACGTCCGCGACGCGATGAAGATCGTGATGGACAACGAGGGCCTGACCCTGTCGCGCCGTCGCATCACCCTGTCGACCAGCGGCGTGGTCCCCGAGATCGCCCGCACCGCGCAGGAGATCGGCTGCCTGCTGGCCGTCAGCTTCCACGCCACCACCGACGAGGTGCGCGACCGGCTGGTGCCCATCAACAAGCGCTGGAACATCGAGACGCTGCTGGCTGCGCTGCGCGACTATCCGCGCCTGACCAACAGCGAGCGGATCACCTTCGAATACGTGATGCTGGCGGGGGTCAACGACAGCGATGCCGACGCGCATCGCCTGGTCGAGCTGATCCGCGGCATTCCAGCCAAGATCAACCTGATCCCCTTCAACGAATGGCCGGGCGCGCCCTACAAGCGGTCCAGCAACAACCGCATCCATGCCTTTGCCGACATCATCCACAATGCCGGTTACGCCAGCCCCATCCGCACCCCGCGCGGCGAGGATATCATGGCCGCCTGCGGTCAGCTGAAATCCGCGACCGAGCGGGGCCGCAAGTCCCGCGCCCAGATCGCCGCCGAGGCTGCCGAGTAA
- the rsgA gene encoding ribosome small subunit-dependent GTPase A — MTASALADLGWQPFFAEQITPDDAGLVPMRVASVHRSRLSAETGAGQVRLELPLHATTADYAVGDWVLAHADTRVLARRLDRRALLRRRTEGADTRQLIAANIDTLFIVTSCNDDFNAARLERYLALANEAGTQPVIVLTKIDKVDDPAPWRDQALALQRGLEVVLLNAKDPDAAAVLAPWCGTGRTVALVGSSGVGKSTLLNTLADKAEGQAQLTGAIREGDAKGRHTTTARSLHPISGGGWVIDTPGMRTLHVADVAAGLEMLFAEITELAPLCRFRDCTHAHEPGCAVQAAIAAGTLSADRLERWRKLSEENTANTPVQTGPRGNRTTLPRGGKRR, encoded by the coding sequence ATGACCGCATCCGCATTGGCCGACCTCGGCTGGCAGCCCTTCTTCGCCGAACAGATCACCCCGGATGATGCGGGGCTGGTGCCGATGCGCGTGGCCTCGGTCCATCGCTCGCGCCTGTCGGCGGAAACCGGGGCGGGGCAGGTCCGGCTGGAGCTGCCGCTGCACGCGACGACCGCCGATTACGCGGTGGGCGATTGGGTCCTGGCCCATGCCGACACCCGCGTGCTGGCCCGCCGTCTGGACCGCCGCGCCCTGCTGCGCCGCCGGACCGAGGGCGCCGACACCCGCCAGCTGATCGCCGCCAACATCGACACGCTGTTCATCGTGACCTCGTGCAACGACGATTTCAACGCCGCCCGGCTGGAACGCTATCTGGCGCTGGCCAACGAGGCCGGGACCCAGCCCGTCATCGTGCTGACCAAGATCGACAAGGTGGACGACCCCGCCCCCTGGCGCGATCAGGCGCTGGCCCTGCAGCGCGGGCTGGAGGTCGTGCTGCTGAACGCCAAGGATCCCGATGCCGCCGCCGTGCTGGCGCCCTGGTGCGGGACGGGCCGCACCGTCGCGCTGGTCGGATCCTCGGGCGTGGGCAAATCGACGCTGCTGAACACGCTGGCCGACAAGGCCGAGGGTCAGGCGCAGCTGACAGGCGCCATCCGCGAGGGCGACGCCAAGGGCCGCCACACCACCACCGCGCGGTCCTTGCACCCCATCTCGGGCGGAGGCTGGGTGATCGACACGCCCGGCATGCGCACCCTGCATGTGGCGGACGTGGCGGCGGGTCTGGAGATGCTGTTCGCCGAGATCACCGAACTGGCACCGCTCTGCCGGTTCCGCGACTGCACCCATGCGCACGAGCCCGGCTGCGCCGTTCAGGCCGCCATCGCGGCGGGCACCCTCTCTGCCGACCGGCTGGAGCGCTGGCGCAAGCTGTCGGAGGAGAACACCGCGAACACCCCGGTCCAGACCGGCCCGCGCGGCAACCGCACGACCCTGCCCCGCGGCGGCAAGCGTCGCTGA
- a CDS encoding DUF2478 domain-containing protein → MLAWFSTDEGAAPGAADRLIEDLATDLRARGLAVAGAVQRNLDLGPDCACDMEIVVLGDPGAPLRISQSLGPGAQGCRLDTGALEEAVARTAPHLDGAGLVVIPKFGRQEAMGRGFRDLIGRAAAEGQPVLLYVPRQQQAAFLDFAGDLAVRLDPQALRGWCLDRFAVPS, encoded by the coding sequence ATGCTGGCATGGTTTTCCACGGATGAGGGGGCCGCCCCCGGGGCGGCGGACCGGCTGATCGAGGATCTGGCGACGGATCTGCGCGCCCGCGGCCTGGCCGTGGCGGGGGCGGTGCAGCGTAACCTGGACCTGGGCCCCGACTGCGCCTGCGACATGGAGATCGTGGTGCTGGGCGATCCGGGCGCGCCGCTGCGCATCTCGCAATCCCTGGGGCCGGGCGCGCAGGGCTGCCGGCTGGACACCGGCGCGCTGGAGGAGGCGGTGGCGCGGACCGCGCCGCATCTGGACGGCGCCGGGCTGGTGGTCATCCCCAAGTTCGGCCGCCAGGAGGCCATGGGCCGCGGCTTTCGCGACCTGATCGGTCGGGCCGCGGCCGAGGGCCAGCCGGTGCTGCTGTACGTGCCGCGCCAGCAGCAGGCGGCCTTCCTGGACTTCGCGGGCGATCTGGCCGTCAGGCTGGACCCGCAGGCGCTGCGGGGCTGGTGCCTGGACCGATTCGCGGTTCCGTCTTGA
- the dapD gene encoding 2,3,4,5-tetrahydropyridine-2,6-dicarboxylate N-succinyltransferase produces MTQALEQAIETAWEARAEITPATTGETRDAVDETLRQLDAGTLRVAEKRGADWHVNQWAKKAVLLSFRLNDMEGMSGGPQGSNWWDKVPSKFHGWGDNQWRDAGFRAVPGAIVRRSAFIGKGAVLMPSFVNLGAHVGEGTMVDTWATVGSCAQIGKNVHLSGGVGIGGVLEPLQAGPTIIEDDCFIGARSEVVEGCIIREGSVLGMGVYIGQSTKIVDRETGSVSYGEVPAGSVVVSGSLPSKNGVNLYCAVIVKRVDAQTRSKTSVNELLRD; encoded by the coding sequence ATGACCCAAGCCCTGGAACAAGCCATTGAGACCGCGTGGGAGGCCCGCGCCGAGATCACTCCCGCCACCACCGGCGAGACCCGCGATGCCGTGGACGAGACCCTGCGCCAGCTGGACGCGGGCACCCTGCGCGTCGCCGAGAAGCGCGGTGCCGACTGGCACGTGAACCAATGGGCGAAGAAGGCGGTGCTGCTGTCGTTCCGCCTGAACGACATGGAAGGGATGTCCGGCGGCCCGCAGGGGTCGAACTGGTGGGACAAGGTGCCCTCCAAGTTCCACGGATGGGGCGACAATCAATGGCGCGACGCAGGCTTTCGCGCCGTCCCGGGCGCCATCGTGCGGCGGTCGGCCTTCATCGGCAAGGGCGCGGTGCTGATGCCGTCCTTTGTCAACCTTGGCGCCCATGTGGGCGAGGGCACGATGGTCGATACCTGGGCCACGGTGGGGTCCTGCGCGCAGATCGGGAAGAACGTCCACCTGTCGGGCGGCGTCGGCATCGGCGGCGTGCTGGAGCCCCTGCAGGCCGGACCCACGATCATCGAGGATGACTGCTTCATCGGTGCCCGGTCCGAGGTCGTCGAGGGCTGCATCATCCGCGAGGGCTCGGTCCTGGGGATGGGCGTCTATATCGGCCAGTCGACCAAGATCGTCGACCGCGAGACCGGCAGCGTCAGCTATGGCGAGGTGCCCGCGGGATCGGTCGTCGTGTCGGGATCGCTGCCGTCCAAGAACGGGGTGAATCTCTATTGCGCGGTGATCGTCAAGCGGGTGGATGCGCAGACGCGCTCCAAGACCTCGGTCAACGAGCTGCTGCGCGACTGA
- a CDS encoding asparaginase has product MRPPGMPAEMIELWRGELCESRHAGHAVICDAHGVVEAWGRPAEVIYPRSSCKMIQALPLVESGAADAAGLTDRQLALTCASHSGAAMHVEAVDAWLAGLGLSEPDLRCGTHMPRDAAENRRLTCSDSAPCQLHNNCSGKHAGFLTLNRHLKGGPDYVEPDHPVQQAAKAAFEEVTGEVSPGFGIDGCSAPNWACTVEGLARAMARFANPGADRRGQAMRRLVDAMRAHPEMVAGEGRSCTELMRAMGGAVAVKTGAEAVFVTILPDQGLGIALKITDGATRASEAAIAALLIHLGVLEAGDPAARQLLDGPMTNCRGRVTGALRRAEGFPI; this is encoded by the coding sequence ATGCGGCCCCCCGGGATGCCTGCCGAGATGATCGAGTTGTGGCGCGGCGAGCTGTGCGAGAGCCGGCATGCCGGCCATGCGGTGATCTGCGATGCCCATGGCGTCGTCGAGGCCTGGGGCCGCCCGGCCGAGGTGATCTATCCCCGCTCGTCCTGCAAGATGATCCAGGCGCTGCCGCTGGTCGAAAGCGGCGCCGCCGACGCGGCCGGGCTGACCGACCGGCAGCTGGCCCTGACCTGCGCCAGCCATTCGGGGGCGGCGATGCATGTGGAGGCCGTGGACGCCTGGCTGGCGGGGCTGGGCCTGTCGGAACCAGACCTGCGCTGCGGCACCCACATGCCCCGCGACGCGGCTGAGAACCGGCGCCTGACCTGTTCGGACAGCGCCCCCTGCCAGCTGCACAACAACTGCTCGGGCAAGCATGCGGGCTTCCTGACCCTGAACCGCCACCTGAAGGGCGGCCCCGACTATGTCGAGCCCGACCACCCCGTCCAGCAGGCCGCCAAGGCCGCCTTCGAGGAGGTCACGGGCGAGGTCAGTCCCGGCTTCGGCATCGACGGCTGCTCGGCCCCGAACTGGGCCTGCACGGTGGAAGGGCTGGCGCGTGCCATGGCCCGCTTCGCCAATCCCGGTGCAGATCGGCGCGGCCAGGCCATGCGGCGGCTGGTCGACGCCATGCGCGCCCATCCCGAGATGGTCGCCGGCGAGGGGCGGTCCTGCACCGAACTGATGCGCGCCATGGGCGGGGCGGTGGCCGTCAAGACCGGCGCCGAGGCGGTCTTCGTGACGATCCTGCCCGACCAGGGCCTGGGCATCGCGCTGAAGATCACCGATGGCGCCACCCGCGCCAGCGAGGCCGCGATCGCCGCCCTGCTGATCCATCTGGGCGTGCTGGAGGCGGGCGATCCGGCGGCCCGGCAGCTGCTGGACGGGCCGATGACGAACTGCCGGGGCCGCGTCACCGGCGCGCTGCGCCGGGCCGAGGGCTTTCCGATCTGA
- a CDS encoding response regulator, which produces MTKRALVIDDHPITHLGASRLLRDLGYDPVGQAMSGEEALDQLATGPAPDLIVLDISLPGAGGLDLVGPLRALAPQGRILVFSMNDQTGFAARALQAGAQGFLSKNAPPSDFRDAVRQLEAGEFYLAPKQAMALATLRAGAADDPLGALSDRERQVLTLIGQGHGLQAIADRLNVSYKTAANTSSALKRKLGVDGINGLMKFALDSGV; this is translated from the coding sequence GTGACGAAACGCGCCTTGGTCATCGACGACCACCCGATCACCCATCTGGGCGCCAGCCGCCTGCTGCGCGACCTGGGCTATGACCCGGTGGGCCAGGCCATGTCCGGCGAGGAGGCGCTGGACCAGTTGGCCACCGGCCCCGCGCCCGACCTGATCGTGCTGGACATCAGCCTGCCCGGCGCGGGGGGCCTCGATCTGGTGGGCCCGCTGCGGGCGCTGGCGCCGCAGGGGCGGATCCTGGTCTTTTCCATGAACGATCAGACCGGGTTCGCGGCCCGCGCCCTGCAGGCCGGCGCGCAGGGCTTCCTGTCCAAGAACGCGCCGCCCTCGGATTTCCGCGATGCGGTGCGCCAGCTCGAGGCCGGAGAGTTCTATCTGGCGCCCAAGCAGGCCATGGCGCTGGCCACGCTGCGCGCGGGTGCCGCGGACGATCCGCTTGGCGCGCTGTCGGACCGCGAACGGCAGGTGCTGACGCTGATTGGGCAGGGCCACGGGCTGCAGGCCATCGCCGACCGGCTGAATGTCAGCTACAAGACCGCCGCCAACACCTCGTCGGCGCTCAAGCGGAAGCTGGGCGTGGACGGGATCAACGGCTTGATGAAATTCGCGCTGGACAGCGGCGTGTGA
- a CDS encoding sulfurtransferase TusA family protein — translation MTPVPEVDARGLLCPLPVLRLRKALMALPQGGMLRLIATDSMALVDVPHYCEVAGHAMVALRDLGDGAHEFTVARGPSAPSAAGGLTPEDI, via the coding sequence TTGACCCCCGTCCCCGAGGTGGATGCCCGCGGGCTTTTGTGCCCCTTGCCCGTCCTGCGCCTGCGCAAGGCGCTGATGGCGCTGCCCCAAGGCGGAATGTTGCGCCTGATTGCCACGGATTCCATGGCCTTGGTCGATGTGCCGCATTACTGCGAGGTGGCGGGGCATGCCATGGTCGCCCTGCGCGATCTGGGTGACGGCGCGCATGAGTTCACGGTCGCACGGGGGCCTTCCGCCCCCTCGGCCGCAGGCGGCCTCACCCCCGAGGATATTTGA
- a CDS encoding YaiI/YqxD family protein, giving the protein MTTLYIDADACPVKAEAERVAVRMGVPMVLVCNGGLRLPTHPLVRLQIVAAGPDEADKWIADNCGPGDVVVTGDLPLADRCIKAGAAVLTHAGEVLNPANIGPRLATRDLMADIREANPFHQGGGAGFGKADRARFLQSLDRALTAARRVPRALGEPGAQGPR; this is encoded by the coding sequence ATGACGACGCTCTACATCGACGCGGATGCCTGCCCGGTCAAGGCCGAGGCGGAACGGGTCGCGGTGCGGATGGGCGTGCCGATGGTGCTGGTCTGCAACGGCGGGCTGCGCCTGCCCACCCATCCGCTGGTCCGGCTGCAGATCGTGGCCGCGGGCCCCGACGAGGCCGACAAGTGGATCGCGGACAACTGCGGCCCCGGTGACGTCGTGGTCACGGGCGACCTGCCGCTGGCCGACCGCTGCATCAAGGCGGGGGCCGCCGTGCTGACCCATGCGGGCGAGGTGCTGAACCCGGCCAATATCGGCCCGCGCTTGGCCACCCGCGACCTGATGGCCGACATCCGCGAGGCCAATCCCTTCCATCAGGGCGGCGGCGCGGGGTTCGGCAAGGCCGACCGCGCGCGCTTTCTGCAATCGCTGGACCGGGCGCTGACCGCCGCCCGCCGCGTTCCGCGCGCCCTTGGCGAACCCGGCGCGCAGGGTCCGCGTTAG
- a CDS encoding AEC family transporter has translation MLEILLKTLPFFGLIGLGWAAAAMRFFPPEGAAWLTRFVFYFALSAMLFRFAAGIDLGALFDLRFALAYLGGSAVVWAAGIAVARARGLGLAEAAMEAQCCMIGNTGFLGVPMLVVLLGERAVGPVLMVLTIDMLVFSTLITLIVHASRHGGLRVAAVLPVLRGIAANPMILAMVAGLAWGGLALPMPAPLDEFLALLGAAATPGALFAIGASLAGRSLARLAPAGWLSFAKLGLHPLAVGLAAWALRVDPFAAGVMVVAAGLPVAGNVYILAQHFGIAQQRVSTAILISTAASIVTLPLLMVLIGV, from the coding sequence GTGCTTGAGATCCTGCTGAAGACCCTGCCCTTCTTCGGCCTGATCGGCCTGGGCTGGGCCGCCGCCGCGATGCGCTTCTTCCCGCCCGAGGGCGCGGCATGGCTGACACGCTTCGTCTTCTATTTCGCGCTGTCGGCCATGCTGTTCCGCTTTGCCGCCGGGATCGACCTGGGCGCGCTGTTCGACCTGCGATTCGCGCTGGCCTATCTGGGCGGCTCGGCGGTGGTCTGGGCCGCAGGCATCGCGGTCGCCCGCGCGCGCGGCCTGGGCCTGGCCGAGGCCGCGATGGAGGCGCAGTGCTGCATGATCGGCAATACCGGCTTTCTGGGCGTGCCCATGCTGGTCGTCCTCTTGGGCGAGCGCGCCGTCGGGCCGGTGCTGATGGTGCTGACCATCGACATGCTGGTGTTCTCGACCCTGATCACGCTGATCGTGCATGCCTCGCGCCATGGCGGCCTGCGGGTCGCTGCGGTGCTGCCGGTGCTGCGCGGGATCGCGGCCAATCCGATGATCCTGGCGATGGTGGCGGGGCTGGCCTGGGGCGGGCTGGCGCTGCCCATGCCCGCGCCCCTGGACGAGTTCCTGGCCTTGCTGGGCGCTGCCGCCACGCCGGGCGCGCTGTTCGCCATCGGCGCCAGCCTGGCGGGGCGCAGCCTGGCGCGGCTGGCGCCCGCGGGCTGGCTGAGCTTTGCCAAGCTGGGCCTGCATCCGCTGGCCGTGGGGCTGGCGGCTTGGGCCCTGCGGGTCGATCCCTTCGCGGCGGGGGTGATGGTGGTGGCCGCCGGGCTGCCGGTGGCGGGGAACGTCTATATCCTGGCGCAGCATTTCGGGATCGCGCAGCAGCGGGTCTCGACCGCGATCCTGATCTCGACGGCGGCCAGCATCGTGACGCTGCCGCTGCTGATGGTGCTGATCGGGGTCTGA
- a CDS encoding invasion associated locus B family protein has translation MMTTTLRGLGASLVLIASLGTAVAQESSNVVATEGDWTVFAADNPRECWAVSPPRSTLNTRDGQTVEVARGDIRLYVAYRPGQNGEVSFSGGYPFAPDSTVEVDVGGRTFNLFTEGESAWTGSPSDDEAMITALRAGSSAVVTGRSSRGTTTKDTFSLSGITAATNSARERCQ, from the coding sequence ATGATGACCACCACCCTGCGCGGACTGGGCGCCAGCCTTGTCCTGATCGCTTCTCTGGGCACGGCGGTTGCGCAAGAATCCAGCAATGTCGTGGCGACCGAGGGGGACTGGACCGTCTTCGCGGCCGACAATCCGCGCGAATGCTGGGCCGTCTCGCCCCCCCGCTCGACGCTGAACACCCGCGACGGCCAGACGGTCGAAGTCGCCCGCGGCGACATCCGCCTCTATGTCGCCTACCGCCCCGGCCAGAACGGCGAAGTGTCGTTCAGCGGCGGCTATCCCTTCGCACCGGATTCGACGGTCGAGGTCGATGTCGGCGGTCGCACCTTCAACCTGTTCACCGAGGGCGAGAGCGCCTGGACCGGCAGCCCGTCGGATGACGAGGCGATGATCACGGCCCTGCGCGCCGGGTCCAGCGCCGTGGTGACGGGCCGTTCGTCGCGCGGCACGACGACCAAGGACACATTCAGCCTGTCGGGCATCACCGCCGCGACCAACAGCGCCCGCGAGCGCTGCCAGTAA
- a CDS encoding exopolysaccharide biosynthesis protein — MHDDQTITAMTDRVREAASDETISVAQITAALGRDSLPPNLMIPALAVVSPLSGVPLFSSVCGLLIALISAQMLLGRDHVWLPGFLMRRKLGAARVRGALDWMRRPAGFLDRITAERLTVLVRRPMRWITQALCLCCGLLMPFLELIPFTSSMMGVVVSLLAFGMLARDGLFTALGLLAIGGLAGLVLYLLP; from the coding sequence ATGCACGACGACCAGACCATCACCGCCATGACCGACCGCGTCCGAGAGGCCGCCTCGGACGAGACGATCAGCGTCGCGCAGATCACCGCCGCCCTGGGTCGCGATTCGCTGCCGCCCAACCTGATGATCCCGGCGCTGGCGGTCGTGTCGCCCCTGTCGGGGGTGCCGCTGTTCTCGTCGGTCTGCGGGCTGCTGATCGCGCTGATCTCGGCGCAGATGCTGCTGGGGCGCGACCATGTCTGGCTGCCGGGCTTCCTGATGCGGCGCAAGCTGGGCGCGGCGCGGGTGCGCGGCGCGTTGGACTGGATGCGCCGCCCGGCGGGGTTTCTGGACCGCATCACCGCCGAGCGCCTGACCGTGCTGGTTCGCCGGCCGATGCGCTGGATCACCCAGGCCCTGTGCCTGTGCTGCGGTCTGTTGATGCCGTTCCTGGAGCTGATCCCCTTCACCTCGTCGATGATGGGGGTGGTGGTCAGCCTGCTGGCCTTCGGGATGCTGGCCCGCGACGGGCTGTTCACCGCGCTTGGGCTGCTGGCGATCGGCGGGCTGGCGGGGCTGGTCCTGTATCTTCTGCCCTGA
- a CDS encoding LOG family protein has product MKARAIRAKPPEDVMSQTDDRSHPLPDSAQDAARAARAPHTPQTEAPSYRLAFTDTDFLLREELRPVRLQLELLKPQMLMDEHGITSTVVIFGGARIPSPERAGQARTPELGALSHFYTEAREFGRLMTERSLAGGGHDLVICTGGGPGVMEAGNLGAQDAGGRSIGLSIVLPHEQSPNAYVTPDLCFNFHYFAIRKMHFLMRARAITVFPGGFGTLDELFEALTLIQTRRMARVPLILFGGEFWREIVNWQALARAGTISETDLDLLHFVETAAEAAAIIDDWPHDDG; this is encoded by the coding sequence ATGAAAGCCCGCGCAATCCGCGCCAAGCCGCCCGAGGATGTGATGAGCCAGACGGACGACCGATCCCACCCCCTGCCCGACAGCGCCCAGGATGCCGCCCGTGCCGCGCGTGCGCCCCACACGCCCCAGACCGAGGCGCCTTCCTATCGGCTGGCCTTCACCGACACGGATTTCCTGCTGCGCGAGGAATTGCGCCCCGTCCGCCTGCAGCTGGAGCTGCTGAAGCCGCAGATGCTGATGGACGAACACGGGATCACGTCGACCGTGGTGATCTTCGGCGGCGCCCGCATCCCCTCGCCCGAGCGGGCGGGCCAGGCGCGCACTCCGGAACTGGGCGCGCTGTCGCATTTCTACACCGAGGCGCGGGAATTCGGCCGCCTGATGACCGAGCGCAGCCTGGCGGGGGGCGGGCATGATCTGGTCATCTGCACCGGCGGCGGCCCCGGCGTGATGGAGGCGGGCAATCTGGGCGCGCAGGACGCGGGCGGCCGGTCCATCGGCCTGTCCATCGTGCTGCCGCACGAGCAAAGCCCCAATGCCTATGTCACCCCGGACCTGTGCTTCAACTTCCATTACTTCGCGATCCGCAAGATGCATTTCCTGATGCGCGCCCGCGCGATCACGGTCTTTCCCGGCGGCTTCGGAACGCTGGACGAGCTGTTCGAGGCCCTGACCCTGATCCAGACCCGCCGCATGGCGCGGGTGCCCCTGATCCTGTTCGGCGGCGAATTCTGGCGCGAGATCGTGAACTGGCAGGCCCTGGCCCGCGCGGGCACGATCAGCGAGACCGATCTGGACCTGCTGCACTTCGTCGAAACCGCCGCCGAGGCCGCCGCCATCATCGACGACTGGCCCCATGACGACGGCTAG